The genomic region CGCTTGAGGTTGTGGAGGAGCCTGTGTGGGTTGTGGGCGGAACGTGGAAAAACTATTAATTTAAGGAGGGAGTTGGGAGGGTAGGCCTTCTTTCTTTGCCCTGCTCGTTCAGAGGTCTTTACTTCATTCAAGGAGTGGAAGTGTCTCTGAGGTAGAAAGTCTCATATTTGCCAGTCAACCTTTCCAGGATCCTCGTAAGTCCCCCAAGTTGAGACCTGTACTCGTTCAAGGCCTCGACCTTTTTCTCCCTATATTCCTCAATGTTAACCTTCACCCTCTTCCACCTTCTCAGTGGGAGCAATCCTACTTTTCTTGTCCCTATGGGAATCCAGATGAGATAGAACCTTGTCATGACGTTAATTCCCGTTACAATTTTCCCCACGGTTGAATGGTCAGGGTGACCATCGTAGGGAAGTGGAGAATACAGTAACGAGGCGTTCAAGTCCCTCACCACGTCCCTAAGGGCATCCGTCACTTCCTTAACCCTATATTTCACATGCGCGTCCTCAAAGCCCAGGAAGGTTACGTCATTGGGTGTAAGTCCTAGCCTCCTCACTGCCCTATGCAACTCACGCATTCTCATCTCGACGAGCTCCTTGCTCCCCCTCAGCTCTTCTTTAGGGGCTCCGTATCTCCCATCCGTGACCACAATGACGTGAACTTCATCTCCCCTTGTCACATGACGTATAATGGAACCTCCACAACACAAGGTTTCGTCGTCGGGGTGAGGAGCTATAACCAGGACTTTCAACTTCACCCTAAACTTGAAACCAGGAATAAAGGGTTTACCTGCTCATTGACCTGGAGAGTCTGCTCACCCTTACCCTGTAAATCGTCGCAGATAGGCTCCAGACTACCACGAAAACCGAGACTATGAAGACCCCCACATAGCCCCACTCTGCACCTCCATTCACCCAGGCTATCCAACTCCACATCCCACCCTGAAGTCCGAGCTCTGACTGAAGGAGACCCAACAACTCCAGGGATCCAATCACGAACGCCACCATAACTGAGATCACTGTCATGGTGAGGTTGTACCAGATTTTCCTAAGTGGATCTCCGGAGAAGGCCCACCTGTACGCCCCATTCATGAAGAATCCGTCGGTCGAGTCTATGAGAGTCATACCACCGGCAAATAGGGCTGGGAATAGGAGGGCGTACCATGTGGATACTCCACTGAAGAGACCAGATGAGGTCGCGGTGATGGCAAGGAGTGCGGTCTCTGAGGCCGTATCAAACCCTAACCCGAACAGGAAACCTATGGGGTAGAGGTAATACTGATTCTTAATGAGCGAGAATAGCCTTCTGAAGTACCTTCCCATTAACCCTCTCTTCTGTAGCACGTTATCCACCCTCTCCTCGTCTACCTCTCCCCTCATGACACCCTTGTATAGTTGGTATATCTCAAGGGCAACGAAGAAGTTCAGAAACCCCAACAGGTAGAGAACCCCTCCGCTGATCGCGGTTCCGAGGAAGGAACCGAGTTTCTCAAGGCTTGGAATGCTTCCCTCCACCAATCTGGTGCTCAGCACAAGTCCAAACGACAGGAGGAAGACCACGCTGGAGTGACCAAGTGAGAAAAAGGTTCCAACCAGGAGAGAGCTCTTCCCCTCCTGCGTCAGTTTTCTGACCGAGTTGTCTATTGCTGCCAAGTGGTCCGCGTCAACTGCGTGCCTCAATCCCAGGAAGAAAGCCAGTATACCCAGGGAGAAGAACGAGATCGAGGATGATCTCGCCTCCTGTGAAAATTTTACAAGTTCCAGGAAGAGGATTCCAAGTATGGTCAAGTTTAAGGCGTAGAATGCGCCAACCTTCAGCTTGAAATCCATGGGGGTTGGATAGGCTATCCATATTAAAAAGATTTCCTTCGGAGGCGCAATCTAGCTATTAGCGATATCCTTTCACGTAAGTCCCCTCCGGTCTAGAAAATTCCGTTAATCGAGAACGTCCTGGCCATTCTATTAATTGAGGCGAGTTCAGCGAGGGCTACCTTGTCCCAGGAGGAATACATCTCAGGGACGTTAACCTCACTCCTCTCCTGCTTCAGGCACAGGGAGGCCATACCGCTTAAGTTGTCCTCCTCCACGGTGTGAACGCCCTTAACACCGCGATATATCTCCCTGATTGCGGGTGTATCATAAGCTATTACGGAAGTGTTCAGGGCCAACGATTCCAACACCACAAGGGAGAAGCTGTCGTAGTGCGAGGGATAAAGCGTGAACTGGGCCCCAGCCACGACCTTGTACAAATCCTCCCCACTCCTGAAGCCCAGGTACTCCACGTTAACGTTAAGTCTGCGGACGAGCCTGGTAAACTCCTCCCGGTCATCCTCGCTCAGGAACTGTCCCATCACGTAAAGCCTCATGTCCCTATGCTCGTTTACCCTCTTCCAGATTAGGGGGACGTCAAAGAGTCCCTTCTCGGGAATTAACCTGGTGAAGTAGACTGCGTAATCCTCCTTCTCCCTCCTCACCTTGCTCACCTCTGGATCTATGGCATTCCCCGGGGTCGTGACGTCATATGGGATCATCTGATCTAGGCCTGAATAAGTTAAGGGAATCCTGCTCACGGAAATGGCGAAGTTCAACTTTCCCGCCCTAATCAGGGATAGCCAGGTTCTCTCCTCCTCCTTGGACTCCTGAACTGCCCTCTGAAACCTGGTGAGGGCTCTCCCTGTTGACCCCCTGAACTTGATCCTGAAGAGGGTCGAGAGATCCCTATAGAAGGGTTCCAGTTGCAGTTGAACGCCGACGGGGGAATTGGTCAGGGTCGAGGCTAACTCCACGTTTTCACCAGAGTTACTATACACGAGGGCGAGATCGTATTTACCTGGTCTCAGGAGTTTAAGGAACTCCTCCAGTGAGTTTGCATCCCTTAACGCATCGAGGGAGACGGTAGCCTTCAAGTCCTTCAGTAAGGAGATCAACTCATCCCTATGCCCGCTTAAGGCGAGCCTCACATTCCTCAATGAGGGAACTATATCCACCTCGAGGTAGGAGGGTAACCTCCTCATAATTTCCAGGTTTCTCTTGTACCCACCACTATGCTCCACGAGGCCGAAGTCCACCACTGCGAGAACTCTCAAGACTAGGAATAAGTTGGGTACAAGGTATTAAATCAATGTCGTGAAAGTCCTGGAGCTCACTTTATCCAGATCCTCTCTATTTCCTTGATCTTCTCGAAGTCGGAGTCCTCGGTGAGAATCTTCTTTATGGAGTTGTTGAGCATTACTGCCACGTGAAACGCGTCTGAGGGATAGAGGGAATACCTAGTGATGAGCTCCTTGCTAACCTGGTACTCCCTCAGGGAGATCGGAAATACCACTACGTAAGGTAAGACTAGCTCGTCCAGAAATCGCAATGTGTCGCCGAAATTCACGCCATACTTCTTCCTCGAGACGTAGATCACCTCGTCTAG from Metallosphaera sedula DSM 5348 harbors:
- a CDS encoding PIG-L deacetylase family protein is translated as MKVLVIAPHPDDETLCCGGSIIRHVTRGDEVHVIVVTDGRYGAPKEELRGSKELVEMRMRELHRAVRRLGLTPNDVTFLGFEDAHVKYRVKEVTDALRDVVRDLNASLLYSPLPYDGHPDHSTVGKIVTGINVMTRFYLIWIPIGTRKVGLLPLRRWKRVKVNIEEYREKKVEALNEYRSQLGGLTRILERLTGKYETFYLRDTSTP
- a CDS encoding HoxN/HupN/NixA family nickel/cobalt transporter; this translates as MDFKLKVGAFYALNLTILGILFLELVKFSQEARSSSISFFSLGILAFFLGLRHAVDADHLAAIDNSVRKLTQEGKSSLLVGTFFSLGHSSVVFLLSFGLVLSTRLVEGSIPSLEKLGSFLGTAISGGVLYLLGFLNFFVALEIYQLYKGVMRGEVDEERVDNVLQKRGLMGRYFRRLFSLIKNQYYLYPIGFLFGLGFDTASETALLAITATSSGLFSGVSTWYALLFPALFAGGMTLIDSTDGFFMNGAYRWAFSGDPLRKIWYNLTMTVISVMVAFVIGSLELLGLLQSELGLQGGMWSWIAWVNGGAEWGYVGVFIVSVFVVVWSLSATIYRVRVSRLSRSMSR
- a CDS encoding glycosyltransferase codes for the protein MRVLAVVDFGLVEHSGGYKRNLEIMRRLPSYLEVDIVPSLRNVRLALSGHRDELISLLKDLKATVSLDALRDANSLEEFLKLLRPGKYDLALVYSNSGENVELASTLTNSPVGVQLQLEPFYRDLSTLFRIKFRGSTGRALTRFQRAVQESKEEERTWLSLIRAGKLNFAISVSRIPLTYSGLDQMIPYDVTTPGNAIDPEVSKVRREKEDYAVYFTRLIPEKGLFDVPLIWKRVNEHRDMRLYVMGQFLSEDDREEFTRLVRRLNVNVEYLGFRSGEDLYKVVAGAQFTLYPSHYDSFSLVVLESLALNTSVIAYDTPAIREIYRGVKGVHTVEEDNLSGMASLCLKQERSEVNVPEMYSSWDKVALAELASINRMARTFSINGIF
- a CDS encoding type II toxin-antitoxin system VapC family toxin, with product MIFLDANFLVYLNLGVDPVKSFYLRILSNESMGVDPLVLDEVIYVSRKKYGVNFGDTLRFLDELVLPYVVVFPISLREYQVSKELITRYSLYPSDAFHVAVMLNNSIKKILTEDSDFEKIKEIERIWIK